In Etheostoma spectabile isolate EspeVRDwgs_2016 chromosome 20, UIUC_Espe_1.0, whole genome shotgun sequence, the following are encoded in one genomic region:
- the bcl11ba gene encoding BAF chromatin remodeling complex subunit BCL11B a isoform X3, producing MFASPEPNLAGCGGRDEPSSYICTTCKQPFPSAWFLLQHVQNTHNIRIYLESNPSSTALTPRITMPPPMGNDSIPQSPLTNFLGDNNPFHLLRMTGPLLREPPPGFMENRLPNTPPFISPPPRHHLDSHRLERLSAEEMGLISQHPSAFERVMRLTPMAMESQSMDFSRRLRELAGNNNSTTPPLSPNRANPMHRLLNPNPFQPGPKSPFMSTPPLPPMPPNSTTPPQTQNKVKSCEFCGKTFKFQSNLVVHRRSHTGEKPYKCQLCDHACSQASKLKRHMKTHMHKAGSLTGRSDDGLSTTSSPEPGTSDVTGEGMKNRDGDFHGEGNEEEEEEEEEEELENESRPESNFSMESEFYRNRENGSKLPSEEKSSLAIEKMVEGGGLNSIQQYNNLIVDNRKRMPFSKRGSDGQRDTGDEDSVAGEMDHHQQEERTTINGRNCGSGDSFSGLFPRKPTPITSPSLSNSSNKRIKIEKDLDIPPAAHIPSENVYSQWLVGYAASRHFIKDPFLGFTDSRQSPFATSSEHSSENGSLRFSTPPGDLLDGGLSGRSGTASGGSTPHLGGGPGRPSSKDSRRCDTCEYCGKVFKNCSNLTVHRRSHTGERPYKCELCNYACAQSSKLTRHMKTHGQHGKEVYRCDICQMPFSVYSTLEKHMKKWHGEHLMTNEVKIEQAERT from the coding sequence GGGGCAGGGATGAGCCTTCCAGCTATATATGTACCACATGTAAGCAGCCCTTCCCCAGCGCCTGGTTCCTGCTGCAGCATGTCCAGAACACCCACAACATTCGCATATACCTGGAGTCCAACCCCTCCAGCACAGCCCTCACCCCACGCATCACTATGCCTCCACCCATGGGCAACGACTCCATTCCGCAGTCCCCCCTCACCAACTTTCTCGGGGACAACAACCCCTTCCATCTCCTGAGGATGACGGGCCCCCTGCTCCGGGAGCCTCCCCCAGGCTTCATGGAGAACCGCCTCCCCAACACGCCTCCATTCATCAGTCCGCCTCCCCGGCACCACCTGGACTCCCATCGGCTGGAACGCCTTAGTGCAGAAGAAATGGGCCTCATCTCACAGCACCCCAGTGCCTTTGAGAGGGTGATGCGGCTAACGCCCATGGCCATGGAGTCCCAGTCCATGGACTTTTCCAGGCGGTTACGAGAGTTGGCGGGGAACAACAACAGCACCACACCACCGTTGTCACCCAACAGGGCCAACCCTATGCACCGATTACTAAACCCCAACCCCTTCCAGCCTGGGCCAAAATCACCCTTTATGAGCACCCCTCCCTTACCACCGATGCCCCCAAACAGCACCACGCCTCCCCAGACACAGAACAAGGTCAAGTCCTGTGAGTTCTGCGGTAAGACCTTCAAGTTCCAGAGCAACTTGGTGGTGCATCGGCGCAGCCATACTGGAGAAAAACCATACAAGTGCCAGCTGTGTGACCACGCCTGCTCTCAGGCAAGCAAGCTAAAGCGACACATGAAGACCCACATGCACAAGGCTGGATCCCTGACGGGGCGTTCAGATGATGGTTTGTCCACCACAAGCTCCCCAGAACCAGGCACCAGTGATGTCACAGGTGAGGGCATGAAGAATCGTGATGGGGACTTCCATGGGGAAGGCaatgaggaagaagaagaggaggaggaagaagaggaactCGAGAATGAGAGTCGACCAGAATCCAACTTCAGCATGGAGTCTGAGTTCTACCGCAACAGAGAGAATGGCTCTAAACTGCCCTCCGAGGAGAAGTCCTCACTCGCCATTGAGAAGATGGTTGAAGGGGGAGGGCTCAACTCTATACAGCAGTACAATAATTTGATAGTTGACAATCGTAAAAGGATGCCCTTCTCCAAGAGGGGCTCCGATGGCCAGCGGGACACTGGGGATGAAGACTCAGTGGCTGGGGAGATGGACCACCACCAGCAGGAAGAGAGGACAACCATTAACGGCCGGAATTGTGGCTCCGGTGACTCTTTCTCAGGCCTGTTTCCCCGTAAGCCAACCCCTATCACCAGTCCAAGCCTGTCCAACTCCTCGAACAAGAGGATCAAGATTGAGAAGGACTTGGACATACCCCCAGCAGCCCACATCCCCTCTGAGAACGTCTACTCCCAGTGGTTAGTGGGCTATGCTGCCTCACGGCACTTCATCAAAGACCCTTTCCTAGGCTTCACTGACTCCAGACAATCGCCCTTTGCCACCTCCTCTGAGCACTCGTCCGAGAACGGCAGCCTGCGGTTCTCGACGCCTCCGGGCGACCTGCTGGATGGAGGCCTGTCGGGCCGCAGTGGCACCGCCAGTGGAGGCAGCACGCCTCATCTGGGTGGAGGTCCAGGCCGACCTAGCTCCAAGGATAGCAGGAGGTGCGACACCTGCGAATACTGCGGCAAGGTGTTCAAGAACTGTAGCAACCTGACGGTGCACCGGCGCAGTCACACTGGCGAGAGGCCCTACAAGTGTGAGCTGTGTAACTATGCCTGCGCCCAGAGCTCCAAGCTCACTCgccacatgaagacacatggcCAGCATGGTAAGGAGGTCTATCGCTGTGACATTTGCCAAATGCCCTTCAGCGTGTACAGCACTCTGGAAAAACATATGAAAAAGTGGCACGGAGAACATTTGATGACCAATGAGGTCAAAATTGAACAAGCAGAGAGAACCTAA